The nucleotide window TTTTTAAATAAGGTGACCAATAAAATCTTTGAAATGAAGGAAGAAAAAATTCAAGAGTATCTAGGGAACTACCAATATTATCTTGAAAAGAAAAAACAACAACAGTTATTACAGGAGGCTCAGGAAATTCAGCCTATAATCAATAAAACCCAATTAAAACAAGAACGAAAAAAAGAACGGGCAAATCAAAAATTACTCAAAGAACAAAGACAAAAAATTAGTGGACTGGAAAAAGAAATTGAATCCTTAGAAGGCCAAATAGAAGATTTTGAATCCCTGATGTGTCAACCAAATTTTTATGAGGATGGGGACAATGCTCTTACAGTAACTAAGGAATATGAAGATGCTAAACTTCGTCTGAAAGAATATATAGCCAATTGGGAAGAAGATATGATAATTCTAGAAGAAATGCAGGAAGGATAAAAATATACATTGGAAAACTATGGAAATTAGGTTAAATTGACTTGCGTTGTGATAGCTGAATGAAAAATTTGTTTTGTGTAGAGGCTTAGGGTTTATTCGTGAAGTAAAAGATAGGCCTAGTCAAGTATTCGAGTGAAACGAGTTTTGACTAGGCCTGTAATGAGCTTACAAACTCTTAGCCTTATAACAGGGACAAATGGGAATCCACCGATCACAACCCTGCTTTTACCGGGCTTAGACTTTTTCTAATATAAGATAAATCCCGCAACCCCTGCACCAATCGTCATTAAAATAGGATCTATTTTATATTTATAAGAAAGTAAAAAAGCTATGGCAAATAGGATCAAACTCTTTATATCAATAAAGGCACCCTCTGCCACAAGAATAGCTGCTGCTGCAACAAGACCTATCGTCGTGGGTCTGAGTCCTAGAAAGGCATTTTCCACATAGGGATTGTTTTGAAACTTAAAAAAGAAGCGGGTGATAATCAACATAATGATCACAGAAGGAGCTATACAGCCAAGGGTCGCTATAGCAGAACCTAGGACTCCTGCTATCTTATATCCCACATAGGTAGACATATTTATAGCAATAGGTCCTGGGGTTACTTGGGATATGGCTACCATATCCACAAATTCTGGAACACTGGTCCATTGATTTATGCTGACCACTTCCTGCTGCATCATGCTCAGCATAGCATATCCCCCTCCAAAGCTAAATAGTCCTATTTTGAAAAAGGTTAGAAATAATTGTATAAAGATCACCTATGCTTCTCTCCTTTCCTTTCCCTCTTATACAGGTTTCCTGCAACAGCAGCTACCATAATGAGAATAACCGGCGTAACATCTAAAAAAGCCACCAACAGAGCAACTACTATGGGGATAAATATGGTCTTTCTATTTAGTTTTTCACTCTTTACCATTCTCACTACAGGAGCCGCAATCAGAGCTACCACAGCTGGTCTTATTCCCTTAAAGACTCTCTCTACTACCACACTATCCTTTATCCCAACAAAAATAGAGGCAATAATCAGTATAATGAGAAAGGATGGCAAAACAGAGCCAAGGACAGTGGCCACTACTCCGGGCATACCAGCAATTTTATAGCCTACAAACACCGAGGTGTTTACCGCCACGGGGCCGGGGGAAGACTGGGCAAGGGCAAGCATATCTAAATATTCATTTCTTTCAATCCATTTCTTTTTGTCTACAATTTCCTTTTCTATAAGGGGCAACATAGCATAGCCTCCACCAATGGTGAAGGCCCCTATTCTAAAAAAGGATAAAAACATCTCTAGGTATTTTTTCATTTATACACCGCCTTAGAATAATCAATAGTCTTGATTATTCAAGTATTCCTTTTATGGTTGTTACCTCTAGTCCCTTCTCCCTTAAAGCTTTTACAAAGGGGTTAATGCCCAAAGAGTCGCTAGCTATATGGCCAGATACAATAAGATTGCCTTTTTTCTCTTTCTTTAGCTTTACATAATCAGCATAGGCGATATGAATATAGACAACAGTATCAATACCATTTTCAAAATAAGTATTGGCCACATCGTATCCTCCATTGGTATAGGTACCATGGGCAATAACGGTTTTCCCTGCCCTATCCTTTTCCTCTCCTATCAACAACTCTACATTAGTCCTTGCTATCTGCATTTCTTTAAAGCTACTTAGAGCTTTTACAACCTCCATAAGAGTCGCATTCCCATTGCTACAAACCTCATCTACCCTTTGTTGCATTAATCGTCGCCCTATTTCATCTAGGGGCTGATGAATATTTAAAAAGGGCATATCTAGCATTTTTGCCACCGAAATCGTGTTCTCATAGTTACTGCTCTGTACAGATATCTTTAGTATACCATATTTTTCTTCTATTGTATTTCTAGCAACTTCTTCTGGTACACCAAATTGCTTCATCACCTTTATGTGATCCTGATAAACTTCATAGGCATTGATGATACTTCCTTGGGGGTGGTGAGCAATCACTGCATCATATCCATTCTCCTTGGCATAATATAGATCCGAACTATCTATATCCACACCAAAGAGTATTTTTTTGATTTCCCCTCCTTCTACATAGATTTCAGAGTCAGCAGGAATATCATCAAACCCTGCCATATCTAAAGCTAGCTGCATAATGTCTCTTGTATTCAAAATTTTTCCTCCTTATATTATGGCAGGCTACCTGATGACCGCCTCCAATGTCTTTTAATGTTGGTTCTATTTCCCTACATGAACTACTCTTTTTAAAACATCGATCATAAAATCTACATCCTGGGGGGATATCAATGGGGCTAGGTACATCCCCTTGTAATTTTATTCTTTCTTTCTTTCCCCTTGGATTAGGGGGCAAAATAGCTGATAATAAGGCATTGGTATAGGGGTGCTCAGGCTTTTTAAATAAATCATCTTTTTTGGCCATTTCAACAATTTTCCCTAGATACATCACAGCAATGTGGTCACTAATATGTTTGACGACCGCTAAATTATGGGCAATAAATAAATAGGTGAGGCCAAACTCATCCTGAATATCCTGCAAAAGATTGATAATCTGGGATTGGATGGACACATCTAGGGCAGAGATAGGTTCATCACATACAATCAATTTAGGGTTACAGGCAAGGGCCCTAGCAATACCAATCCTCTGCCTTTGACCTCCACTAAATTCATTAGGATAGCGGTGGTACACCTTGGCACCTAGTCCCACAGTATCTAGGAGCTTATGAATTCTTTCTTCCCTTTCCTTCCCCTTTGTTAGATGATTCACATCAATAGCTCTCCCTATAATTTCTCCAGCAGTGAGCCTGGGATTGAGGGAGGAATAGGGATCTTGAAAGATGATTTGCATATCCTTTCTTTTTTGCCTTAATTGAGTTTTATGAAGAGCAGTCATATCTTCTCCATTGAATTTTATCCTACCATCCGTTGGCTCAATTAATCTTAATACCGTTCTCCCGGTTGTAGATTTTCCACAACCTGATTCCCCTACTAAACCCAAGGTCTCTCCCTTTGCTATATCAAAGGAAACTCCATCTATGGCCTTTACAACATTTTTTTCTTTAGATAAAAATCCTTTTTTTACTGGAAAGTACTTCTTTAAATCTTTAACTTCCAGCAAAATCTCCCTTGAATTATTCATTGGCTCACCTCCTACTGTGTATATTTATGACATCGTACATATGCATTCTTTATTTTCACTAACTCAGGTTCTATCCTTAGACATTTTTCACTTTTTTCCTTACATCTTTCAGCGAATCTGCAGCCTTTAAAGTCTAGATTTACATTGGGCAGATTCCCTTCTATAGATTTTAACCTCTCCCCCTCCATATCCAGGGTGGGAATAGCGTCTAAAAGTCCTTTGGTATAGGGATGAAGGGGATTGTCAAATAAATCTATGACTGTACCGTATTCCATCACCTTCCCGGCGTACATGACAATAACCTTATCTGCAATATCCGCTACTACCCCTAGATCATGGGTAATGATGAGAACAGACATATGAAATTTTCCCTTTATCTCTTTTACTAGATCTAATATTTGAGCCTGTATGGTCACATCCAAAGCTGTGGTTGGTTCATCGGCAATTAAAAGTTCTGGATGACAAGATAGGGCCATAGCAATCATTACCCTTTGACGCATTCCTCCGCTCATGTTGTGAGGATAATTATTCATCCTTGCTTCTGGCGAAGGGATACCCACCATCTTTAAACTCTCTATGGCTTTTATCCTAGCTTCTTTCTTTCCTACTTTTTGATGAATGACGATGGCTTCCATCATTTGATTGCCAATGGTAAAAAGAGGGTTGAGAGAGGTCATAGGATCTTGAAAAATCATCCCTATTTTTCTGCCCCTAATCTCTCTCATTTCACTTTCCTTCTTAGAAAGCAAATCCTCTCCATTAAATTTTATAGATCCTGACACAATTTTACCCGGTGGATAGGGAACTAGTTTCATGATGGAGCGGGCAGTGACACTTTTGCCACTGCCTGACTCCCCCACAATACCTAAGGTCTCTCCTTTATCTAGAGCAAAACTGACTCCATCCACTGCGGGAATCACTCCATTTGTAGTAAAAAAATGTGTATTTAAGTCTTTTACTTCCAATAGTGTATTTGACATATGATCACCTATTCCATATATGCTTTATTTAATAAGAACTGGTCTGTTGATTCAAGGATTATGCCCTTTAGATTTTTCTTAGTAGCCATGGTTACATTCCCGTGATACATAGGTGCCCAAAGAACTTCATCCGTAAACTTAATATTTGCTTCTCTTAAATAGGCTTCTCTCTGGGTTTGATCTACAGTTTCTCTAGTCTTTAGGATAAGAGCATCTCCTTCAGGGTTATTGTATCCAGTACGGTTGGAAGCTCCAATATTGGCTGAATGGAACTGAGGATATAACAACTCTGCCCCGTCTCCTGTTACATTGGCCCATCCTCCCAGCATCATTTCATGCTTGCCTTCCTTTGTATAAGTTAAATAGGAAGCCCAATCCATTGTGTTTAAAGTAACATTGATACCAATTGCCTTGAGTTGGGCTTGCACAAAGGGGGCTAATTTAGTATAGGTATCGGTATTTCCTACCGTAAGGGAAATATCAAATCCATTGGGATATCCCGCTTCTGCTAATAATTCTTTAGCCTTTTCTACATCATAATCAAAACCATGATCTTCTATTTCTTTGTTGTAGCCAATAAGTTTTGG belongs to Irregularibacter muris and includes:
- a CDS encoding Nif3-like dinuclear metal center hexameric protein, which produces MNTRDIMQLALDMAGFDDIPADSEIYVEGGEIKKILFGVDIDSSDLYYAKENGYDAVIAHHPQGSIINAYEVYQDHIKVMKQFGVPEEVARNTIEEKYGILKISVQSSNYENTISVAKMLDMPFLNIHQPLDEIGRRLMQQRVDEVCSNGNATLMEVVKALSSFKEMQIARTNVELLIGEEKDRAGKTVIAHGTYTNGGYDVANTYFENGIDTVVYIHIAYADYVKLKKEKKGNLIVSGHIASDSLGINPFVKALREKGLEVTTIKGILE
- a CDS encoding chromate transporter, with translation MKKYLEMFLSFFRIGAFTIGGGYAMLPLIEKEIVDKKKWIERNEYLDMLALAQSSPGPVAVNTSVFVGYKIAGMPGVVATVLGSVLPSFLIILIIASIFVGIKDSVVVERVFKGIRPAVVALIAAPVVRMVKSEKLNRKTIFIPIVVALLVAFLDVTPVILIMVAAVAGNLYKRERKGEKHR
- a CDS encoding chromate transporter, with the protein product MIFIQLFLTFFKIGLFSFGGGYAMLSMMQQEVVSINQWTSVPEFVDMVAISQVTPGPIAINMSTYVGYKIAGVLGSAIATLGCIAPSVIIMLIITRFFFKFQNNPYVENAFLGLRPTTIGLVAAAAILVAEGAFIDIKSLILFAIAFLLSYKYKIDPILMTIGAGVAGFILY
- a CDS encoding ABC transporter ATP-binding protein is translated as MSNTLLEVKDLNTHFFTTNGVIPAVDGVSFALDKGETLGIVGESGSGKSVTARSIMKLVPYPPGKIVSGSIKFNGEDLLSKKESEMREIRGRKIGMIFQDPMTSLNPLFTIGNQMMEAIVIHQKVGKKEARIKAIESLKMVGIPSPEARMNNYPHNMSGGMRQRVMIAMALSCHPELLIADEPTTALDVTIQAQILDLVKEIKGKFHMSVLIITHDLGVVADIADKVIVMYAGKVMEYGTVIDLFDNPLHPYTKGLLDAIPTLDMEGERLKSIEGNLPNVNLDFKGCRFAERCKEKSEKCLRIEPELVKIKNAYVRCHKYTQ
- a CDS encoding ABC transporter ATP-binding protein — translated: MNNSREILLEVKDLKKYFPVKKGFLSKEKNVVKAIDGVSFDIAKGETLGLVGESGCGKSTTGRTVLRLIEPTDGRIKFNGEDMTALHKTQLRQKRKDMQIIFQDPYSSLNPRLTAGEIIGRAIDVNHLTKGKEREERIHKLLDTVGLGAKVYHRYPNEFSGGQRQRIGIARALACNPKLIVCDEPISALDVSIQSQIINLLQDIQDEFGLTYLFIAHNLAVVKHISDHIAVMYLGKIVEMAKKDDLFKKPEHPYTNALLSAILPPNPRGKKERIKLQGDVPSPIDIPPGCRFYDRCFKKSSSCREIEPTLKDIGGGHQVACHNIRRKNFEYKRHYAASFRYGRV